GGTCGGCGACGAAGGACTCGACGACGTTGCGCGGGCCGGCGACGGTGGTCGCCGAGCCGCGAACCTCGTCGGCGTCGCTGTCGAGGAGGATCCGCCCCTGGTCGATGAGGATCACGTGTTCGAGCAGGTTCGCGACCTCGTCGATCAGATGGGTCGAGAGCACGACGGTGCGAGGGTGTGCGACGTAGTCCTCGAGCAGGCGGTCGTAGAAGATGTGCCGGGCGACCGCGTCGAGCCCGAGGTAGGGCTCGTCGAAGAACGTCAGCGGTGCGCGGCTCGCGAGGCCCACGATGACGCCGACGGCCGAGAGCTGCCCGCGCGAGAGCTTCTTGATGCGACGCTTCACCGGCAGTCGGAAGTCGGCGACGAGCTGCTCGGCGAACGCGGCATCCCAGTTCTCGAAGAACCAGGGGGCGGCCGTGAAGACGTGCGCCGGCGTGAAGTCCTCGGGGTAGCGCTGCGACTCCGCGATGAAGCACATGCGACGCAGCACGTCGGCGTGCTCGGCGGGCTCGCGGCCGAAGACCTCGAGGCGCCCGGCATTCGCGAAGAGCTGGCCGGTCAGCAGCTGCATGATCGTGGTCTTG
The sequence above is a segment of the Agromyces hippuratus genome. Coding sequences within it:
- a CDS encoding ABC transporter ATP-binding protein, producing the protein MTRTVVHATGLTKRYGSFTAVDAVDFTLEENRIYGLLGRNGAGKTTIMQLLTGQLFANAGRLEVFGREPAEHADVLRRMCFIAESQRYPEDFTPAHVFTAAPWFFENWDAAFAEQLVADFRLPVKRRIKKLSRGQLSAVGVIVGLASRAPLTFFDEPYLGLDAVARHIFYDRLLEDYVAHPRTVVLSTHLIDEVANLLEHVILIDQGRILLDSDADEVRGSATTVAGPRNVVESFVADRPVIGREGLGGLASVTIDGRLDQRDRIQAAELGLELAPVSLQQLIVHLTGTDLAGSTEQENAA